CTTCTTCGGATTCTACTAATCGCGATCGCCCTTGATGAATTTCGTAACCTGAAACAGGTAAACCCACTTGAGGATAATTGGACGTTACAATCCGCTGACGTGCAACTTTATTACCTGCAATAACTGTTTTTAAGGGTAACAAACTTAACCCTTGATAACGTCCCTCTTGCCCTTCAATTCCCTCCGGATCGGCGAGCATTTTGCCCAACATTTGAAAACCACCACAAATTCCCAACACTGTACCTCCGGCAGCGGCGTACTCTTGAATGGCTGCCGCCATACCCGTTTTTTGTAGGACTAGTAAATCAGCAATGGTTGTTTTACTACCTGGGAGAATCACCGCATCTGGATGTCCCAAGGGTTGGGATGGCATTACATATTTGACGGTGACGCTGGGTTCGGATTCGAGCGGGTCAAAATCCGTAAAATTGGAAATTCGAGGCAGTCGAATGACGGCAATCGTGATTTCGCTATTCGCCTTTTTTTGAAAGTTTCGTTCTAGCAAATCCAGGGAGTCTTCGGCGGGGAATATCTGCTCCATCCAGGGAATCACACCCACGACAGGAATACCCGTGCGTTCTTCCAGCCAGGTGATACCGGAATCCAAAAGCGATCGCTGACCCCTAAACTTATTAATCACCACACCCTTAATTAAGGCGCGTTCTTCGGGTTCCAAAAGTTCCAGAGTGCCGACGACGTGAGCAAAAGCTCCACCTCGATCAATATCCACCACCAGCAAGGTAGGAGCATTTAAATGCATCGCCACTCGCATATTCGTCAAGTCGCGGTGCTTAAGATTAATCTCCGCAGGACTACCCGCACCTTCGCACACCACTAAATCAAAGTCATTCGTCAGACGCCGCAGTGATTCTTCAATCGCCTGCCAACCTTGAGTAAAATACTGCTCATAGTAATCGGCTGCACTGACTTTGCCGACAGCTTTGCCCATGAGAATGACTTGGGAAGTCATGTCCCCTTGTGGCTTGAGTAATATGGGATTCATTTCCACACAGGGCATTACCCCGGCAGCCCAGGCTTGTACCGCCTGTGCATGACCGATTTCTCCCCCATTCGGCGTTACATAGGCATTCAGCGCCATATTCTGCCCTTTAAAGGGGGTGACACGCCAGCCGCGCCGCGAGAGAATACGACATAAGGCTGTGGCAATTAAAGATTTTCCTGCGTGGGAGGTTGTACCCACGACCATAATGGCTTTCATACTTTGGGTTAGAAGCTGGTTGTACTAGGCTTTCGCGAAAATGTAGACGCCACCGATTGAAGGGTTTATTAAAAAGGCAGTCTGAACCATCGACTCACCGCATTATAAAGCCGATCTAAAAAGGAGGGGGGAGGTAGGGTTCCCCCTTGGTTTTCCCATTTTTCGACTAAATGACGCCCTAAAGGTGTTAAACGAAAACTATCCGTAATGCCCTGACCATCGACTTCACGTCGTAAAATACCGACTTGAATTAACCACATTAACCCACCTTCGATCGCCAATTCCGATAGGGGGCGTTTTGTGTAATGGTGTTCAACACCTTTTTGTCCTGCGATCGCTTGCAAGGAAACACTTTGCGATCGCATCGCTGCCAATAAAGGTAACTGGAAGGGTAAACACCGAATGGCTCGTTCTGCACGTTTAAGCGTGCTAGTCGAATATTGAATTGATTGAGTATCCAAAGGTTGAAGTGAAGTCATCGCAACGGTTGGTAAATTAACACCCTACTGACCGCTGGTTCGGTTTTTCTATCTTAAGCGGTTTCTATCAGATCCCGCCCCATCGTTTCTAACCAGTACGGTTCATTTCTGGGAAAATTGTAATCTATTGTAATATGTAGAGTTGGATGTTTACTTTAGACCAACAGGATACAAAAACGATGGCTTTACAAGTTGGTATGGATGCTCCGGCCTTTACCGCCAAAGATAGTGATGGCAATACCATTTCTCTGTCAGATTTAGCCGGCAAAACTGTTGTGCTATATTTCTATCCTAAAGATGACACCCCCGGTTGCACCAAACAAGCCCAAAGCTTCCGGGACAACTACACCCAATACCAAGGGAAAGATATGGTTGTACTGGGTGTCAGCAGGGACGATGAAGCCTCCCATAAGCAATTTCAAGAAAAATATGGTCTGCCTTTCCAACTCCTAGCCGATACAGATGGAACCATTACCAAGGCTTACGATGTTGATGGGGGGGGTTATGCCAAGCGTGTCACCTACATCATTGACAGTAATGGCAAAATTACCCATGTCGATGACAAGGTGAATACAAGCAACCACGCCCAAGATATCTTAGCGGCAATGGGCTAATTGACCAGAATTCATAAATAAAAAATTGAGAGGTACGTTCAACCGTACCCCTCCTTTTTAATCACTCATTTGGACAATCGGATTGAATTAATTGCCCTGTGGGTTTTCCGGCTGAGTGTTAGTGGCTGGATTTTCTAGAAGTTGCGGTTCTGGGTTGCCAATCAGTACTCGTTGTTGGCGCTTGAATGCTTCAGCCGCATTATTGAGATTTCGATTTTGCTCTTGGGAATACTCGCTCATATCGCGCATACCCCCCAATTGAGACTGATGAATCATTTGAAAGATATTGAAGTCGCCACCACCCAGGTTTCCACCAAATGAATCTCTCTCATTTTGTCGAGACGCATCTGGGAAACTTTGAATATTGCCTGGAGCGGGAGCGGTTTGAGCCGAAGCCACTTGAGGGAGAATCATCGAGGCGATGGCTACCGTTGAAACGCCTACGCCAAGAGCTATTCGAGCGAAGCAGGTTGAGGCGAATGCTGAAACGAACGGGTTAGTGATCTTCATGGCGGTTTAGGGCAAATTATGCTAACTCAATAATGACACTTAAGAAATGCGGCGGCGCAGCAAAGGCTGAATTGCCACTAATATTACAGCATCAAAAACTAACAACACGAGGAGAGCTCCCCCAAAGGAAATAGATGCCCAAGGCGCTTGCATCACAATACTACCGAGTGACCAATCGCTGTGGTTATACAGATAACGAATCGGCTCGATCGCATAACTCAGAGGATTGAGGCTTGCTACAATTTGCAACCATCCCGGCATAAAGGATAGAGGTGCAAGCGCTGTACTGGCGAACAGCAAGGGCAAGTTGGTTACAAAAATTACGGCTATGAGTTCAATGTGTCCAGGTAGGGCAAATGCTAATCCCAAACTCAACGCCGTTACCCCGACAACTAACAAAAGAACAATCAGGGTAATCACTGCCAATCCTACTGGACTAGGGAAACCCGCTCCTAAAAAGGCGCAAGTGATAATGATAGCCGCCGCTTGAATCAAACTCAGAGCAATAATATAAATCGCATTGGCGGCAACAATGGAGAACCGAGAAGCTAGAGGTGCTACAAGTAAGCGATTCAAGAAACCAAATTCTCGGTCAAACATCACGGGCAAACCAGCATTCAGTGCACCAGCGAAGACGGTGAACACTAATACCCCCGCACCCAGGAATTTTCCATAAGAAAGACCCTCACCAAACAGGTCTTGCGGCGCATTTTGAAACAAGGCACCGAACAGAATGAGCCACATTAAAGGCTGAACTATTCCGGCAATTAAGGTAGAAGGACGCCGCTGTAATTGAATGAATAGACGTTTGGTGAGGGCTAAAGTTTCTTGGATAAATTCACCCAAACCTGGCTTATCGCTAATTAAGGTTTGATTGGATAGGTCGGGTTGTAAGTTAATCTCTGATTTAGAAGGAGTAATGGTTCCGCTCATCTTATTTTTTATCTTTCAAAGGAATTTGATTGTCTTTTGTGGAGCAGGCATCTTGCCTGCTATTTTTACCCAAACAGGCAGGATGCCTGTCCCACAGCAGAGATAGTTAACCTACCGCATATTTTGTTTTTTCTCTGCTTTGGGGTCGCGTGTCCCAGCGGCGGCGAGTTCGGCATCCATTAAGGTTCTACCCGTGGCAGCGAGATAAACATCATCTAAACTGGGTCGCGACTGAGCAATTCCAAATGTGGGTAAACCCACGTCCTTCAAGGATTGCTGAATGGTCATTAAAGCATCGCTTTGGGGTTTCACAACCAAGTTGAGGGAGTTACCCTGAGCGCCATTGATAATAATCTCTTGCACAAAGGGTAGAGTTTGAAGCATATCTTTGGCTTTTTCGGCTTCTTCAGTTGGGGAGAACTCACGGATACGCAGGGTAATGCGATCGCCTCCGACTCGATCTTTCAACTGGGAGGGTGTCCCCTCGGCAATCACAATACCGCGATCGATAATTGCAACTCGATCCGCCAAGGCGTCAATCTCATCTAAATAGTGGCTGGTAATTACAACCGTGGTTCCTGCTTCCCGCAGCTTACGCAATAAATCCCAAACTACATAGCGGCTTTCAATATCCAACCCGACGGTTGGTTCATCTAAGACCAAAACCTCTGGTTGATGCAGCAACCCTGCTGCTAAATCGAGGCGTCTTTTCAGTCCTCCAGAGTAGGTGCCTGTCTTTTTATCCGCATATTCCTCTAAACCCAACAAGCTAATCACTTCCGTAATCCGCTTTTTGGCAGCACTACCAGGAAGGTGATATAGTGCCGCTTGCAGTTGCAGAAGTTCTCGCCCCGTGAGCATCTTATCGAGGGCGACTTCCTGCGCGACATAACCGAGGCGTCGTCGTGCTGCCCTTGGGTTGTCAATGACGGAGATGCCAGAAACCTCAATTTTACCCGCGTCGGGTGTACTCAAGGTACACAGGCAGCGAATGGTGGTGGTTTTCCCTGAACCATTGGGGCCGAGTAACCCAAACAATTCACCGGGTTCTACTTTAAAGGAGATATCCTTGACGGCTTCGACATCGCCGTAGCGCTTTTGCAGATTTTGGACTAAAACAACGGCAGCCATAAGTATTCCTATGCCTGGATAGGCTACACAAATCTAAACACTCTTTCTTTCCATTTTAGGGGGTTACCTGCCTTAGGGCGTGAAGCGCTAATCTGGCATCAGACCTGTCCCTCTGAATCAGGACGTAAAGGAGCAGATAAGTATGGTGACTACTGCTGTTGTATCAGAAAATTTCTCTGTGGAAGACTTTATGCTAAATCTTCCAGAACACATGGAATGGGTGGATGGGCAACTGATAGAGAAAAATGGCATGACGTTACAGCATAGTGAAATTCAGGGGAATCTGTACTTTTACTGGAGGAGTTACAAGACTTCCAGTGGACAAGGGGGAAAAGTCTATACTGACGTACCTTGTCGCACGAATAAGCAAGGAAGGCGTCCGGATGTTGCCTATCTTACGCCTGAGCTAGTCGCACAGTTTGGCAAGGCAGATATATTGCCACAGAGTTTTCCTCTAATTGCGGAGATAGTTTCTCCGACTGATATTGCTGAGGACGTGTTTCTCAAAGCGCAGGAATATTTACAGTCGGGTTGCGAGGAAGTTTGGTTAGTGTTTCCCTCAAGTCGTTTAGTCTTAGTGATGACTCAAAGTCAGATAGTAGGGTTTACAGCGGGTGAAGTGGTTACTACTCAAAAAGTATTGCTGGGTTTTAGTGTGGCGGTAGATGAATTGTTGGCTTGAGGCTGACAAATTAGCTAGCTTTTGGGAACACTCACTATAAATACAATCTGCTGACGCCTGTCCCAATATGCTTTATTGTTCCAATCCCACCTGCTCGAATCCTTTCAGCCCTGATGGGAATAAGTTTTGCCTTAGTTGTGGTTCACAAACACTCTCACCCCTATTCCGCAACCGCTACCGCGTGATTCAACTCTTGGGTGAGGGGGGATTTGGCAGAACTTATGAAGCCATAGATACAGATAGAATAGACGACCCTTGTGTGATTAAGCAATTTTTTCCACAAGTTCAGGGCATGGCAGCGCTGGAGAAAGCGACGGAATTATTTAAGCAAGAAGCAAAGCGACTGTATGAACTGGGAGAGCATCCTCAGATTCCCCGGCTGATTGCTTATTTTGAACAAGATAAGCGCCTGTATCTAGTGCAAGAGTTAATTGAAGGGCAGACTTTACTTGCAGAATTGCAGCAGCAGGGAGCGTTTAACGAAGAAAAGATTCGGCAATTGCTAGCGGATTTGCTGCCAGTACTCAAGATTGTTCATGAACGCGGCGTGATTCATCGGGACATCAAGCCAGAGAATATTATGCGCCGCCGTAAGGATGGCAAGTTGATGCTGATTGATTTTGGCATCTCCAAACAGGTGACAGCAACGATTCTTGGTCACGCAGGTACGACAATTGGGACGCATGGATATGCATCGATAGAACAAATGCGGGGTCAAGTTTATCCGGCTAGCGACCTTTACAGTTTGGGCGTTACTTGCATTCGGTTACTAACCCAATGTTTACCAAAGGAAGACGGTTCTGATGAACTTTATGATGCACTGAATGGTAAATGGATATGGCGAGAACGTCTGCCAAAAAGTATAACTATCAGCCCACAACTGGGGCAAGTCTTGGATAAATTAACCCAAAACTATGTGAGAGATCGCTATCAATCCGCCGATGAAGTGCTACGAGCATTCAACCCTGCAAGCTCCGCGCCATCGAATTCAAGCGCGGTAACAGCTGTAAGCAATAATATGACTTTCTCTTCTGCTCTAAATTCAACGGTGGTAAAAGAATATAGCAAGCTGCAAGAACTACTTGCAGAAGGAAAATGGCAAGAGGCTGATGAAGAAACTCAGGCTATCATGTTTGAAGTATTCGGTTATCCAAGCATCTTCAATGTATCCCTTTATCCGGAAAACATCAAAGTATTTCCCTGCGAAAACCTGCGTAAGATAGACCAGCTTTGGGTACAACACAGCAATGGTCGCTTCGGTTTTAGTGTGCAGAAACAAATCTGGAAGAGTGTGAACAAAGAATGGAATTTTTTTTGCGATCGCGTTGGATGGCGCGTGAATGGTAACTGGCTTTCTTATAACAACCTCACCTTCACATTAGAGGCTCCAGTAGCTCACCTGCCTGGGTTGAGAGACTTACGATATGGGAGGTGGTTTGGTCGTCATGGACTATGGGTTCAGTGGTGGGTTATTCTCTTCTCTCGCGTTGAGGCTTGTGGGCTGTGATGTCCTGTAGTTAAAGAATACAGCCGCTCCAGCTGTCTGAGAGAGCTGGATGGACTGTGTTCGGAAAGTTTTACTTATTAATCACAAGAATTAGCTATGACTGAAATCGTATTTCTGGTTGAAGATGACCCAGATGGAGGGTATACGGCTAGAGCCTTGGGCGAGTCAATTTTCACTCAGGCTGATGATATGGAAAGCTTGCGTGAGATGGTACGTGATGCAGTTCACTGTCATTTCCCTGATGAACAAAACCGCCCTAAAGTAATCCGTTTGCACATAGTCCGTGATGAGGTCTTTGCTTCGTGAAACTCCCACGATAAGTCCGCAGGGCATAGCATCTCTGCAATAATGTTTTCACCCAGTTCAACTCGCATCATAAAACTACTGCGATGGAAAAACCCTTCAGACTTACCTTCTCGAACGGACGTGAAGCCGCCGCCATTCGACCCTCTGTGCCCACAGAGTTATCCGT
This sequence is a window from Microcoleus sp. AS-A8. Protein-coding genes within it:
- a CDS encoding ABC transporter ATP-binding protein, whose amino-acid sequence is MAAVVLVQNLQKRYGDVEAVKDISFKVEPGELFGLLGPNGSGKTTTIRCLCTLSTPDAGKIEVSGISVIDNPRAARRRLGYVAQEVALDKMLTGRELLQLQAALYHLPGSAAKKRITEVISLLGLEEYADKKTGTYSGGLKRRLDLAAGLLHQPEVLVLDEPTVGLDIESRYVVWDLLRKLREAGTTVVITSHYLDEIDALADRVAIIDRGIVIAEGTPSQLKDRVGGDRITLRIREFSPTEEAEKAKDMLQTLPFVQEIIINGAQGNSLNLVVKPQSDALMTIQQSLKDVGLPTFGIAQSRPSLDDVYLAATGRTLMDAELAAAGTRDPKAEKKQNMR
- a CDS encoding Uma2 family endonuclease, whose protein sequence is MVTTAVVSENFSVEDFMLNLPEHMEWVDGQLIEKNGMTLQHSEIQGNLYFYWRSYKTSSGQGGKVYTDVPCRTNKQGRRPDVAYLTPELVAQFGKADILPQSFPLIAEIVSPTDIAEDVFLKAQEYLQSGCEEVWLVFPSSRLVLVMTQSQIVGFTAGEVVTTQKVLLGFSVAVDELLA
- a CDS encoding serine/threonine-protein kinase produces the protein MLYCSNPTCSNPFSPDGNKFCLSCGSQTLSPLFRNRYRVIQLLGEGGFGRTYEAIDTDRIDDPCVIKQFFPQVQGMAALEKATELFKQEAKRLYELGEHPQIPRLIAYFEQDKRLYLVQELIEGQTLLAELQQQGAFNEEKIRQLLADLLPVLKIVHERGVIHRDIKPENIMRRRKDGKLMLIDFGISKQVTATILGHAGTTIGTHGYASIEQMRGQVYPASDLYSLGVTCIRLLTQCLPKEDGSDELYDALNGKWIWRERLPKSITISPQLGQVLDKLTQNYVRDRYQSADEVLRAFNPASSAPSNSSAVTAVSNNMTFSSALNSTVVKEYSKLQELLAEGKWQEADEETQAIMFEVFGYPSIFNVSLYPENIKVFPCENLRKIDQLWVQHSNGRFGFSVQKQIWKSVNKEWNFFCDRVGWRVNGNWLSYNNLTFTLEAPVAHLPGLRDLRYGRWFGRHGLWVQWWVILFSRVEACGL
- a CDS encoding peroxiredoxin is translated as MALQVGMDAPAFTAKDSDGNTISLSDLAGKTVVLYFYPKDDTPGCTKQAQSFRDNYTQYQGKDMVVLGVSRDDEASHKQFQEKYGLPFQLLADTDGTITKAYDVDGGGYAKRVTYIIDSNGKITHVDDKVNTSNHAQDILAAMG
- a CDS encoding 2-oxoisovalerate dehydrogenase; its protein translation is MTEIVFLVEDDPDGGYTARALGESIFTQADDMESLREMVRDAVHCHFPDEQNRPKVIRLHIVRDEVFAS
- a CDS encoding ABC transporter permease; protein product: MSGTITPSKSEINLQPDLSNQTLISDKPGLGEFIQETLALTKRLFIQLQRRPSTLIAGIVQPLMWLILFGALFQNAPQDLFGEGLSYGKFLGAGVLVFTVFAGALNAGLPVMFDREFGFLNRLLVAPLASRFSIVAANAIYIIALSLIQAAAIIITCAFLGAGFPSPVGLAVITLIVLLLVVGVTALSLGLAFALPGHIELIAVIFVTNLPLLFASTALAPLSFMPGWLQIVASLNPLSYAIEPIRYLYNHSDWSLGSIVMQAPWASISFGGALLVLLVFDAVILVAIQPLLRRRIS
- the cobQ gene encoding cobyric acid synthase CobQ is translated as MKAIMVVGTTSHAGKSLIATALCRILSRRGWRVTPFKGQNMALNAYVTPNGGEIGHAQAVQAWAAGVMPCVEMNPILLKPQGDMTSQVILMGKAVGKVSAADYYEQYFTQGWQAIEESLRRLTNDFDLVVCEGAGSPAEINLKHRDLTNMRVAMHLNAPTLLVVDIDRGGAFAHVVGTLELLEPEERALIKGVVINKFRGQRSLLDSGITWLEERTGIPVVGVIPWMEQIFPAEDSLDLLERNFQKKANSEITIAVIRLPRISNFTDFDPLESEPSVTVKYVMPSQPLGHPDAVILPGSKTTIADLLVLQKTGMAAAIQEYAAAGGTVLGICGGFQMLGKMLADPEGIEGQEGRYQGLSLLPLKTVIAGNKVARQRIVTSNYPQVGLPVSGYEIHQGRSRLVESEEGNTQSSCKPLFDDPGLGIVDINQSVWGSYLHGLFDNGPWRRAWLNFLRQQRGLPSLPTGVANYREQRETMLNLLADTVEEHLDLSPFLPSQKANQEG